A genomic segment from Candidatus Korarchaeum sp. encodes:
- a CDS encoding DUF4198 domain-containing protein has protein sequence MNSRVLMAVALNVIFVAILLIWPLMNSPKFTISIEEKTVPLGGKLNFTISFPSVPSEVTAEVVDAELNRTVYVTSFPPRKEIRGSIDIEEGKYRIGFHILRIRATLNGQDITEESYFSVFGAPPLELELKVENPVLTVRITNATYAEVSNRVYARVTMDGKPVENAKLLAVSLGSNSTVTEYVKTDSEGRASLEWRANVTGNSTFRVVVQATKPGHPIASGDITIEVIVRKD, from the coding sequence ATGAACAGCAGGGTCCTAATGGCAGTTGCTTTAAATGTGATATTCGTAGCGATCCTATTGATCTGGCCATTAATGAACTCCCCTAAGTTCACGATATCGATAGAAGAGAAGACTGTTCCCTTGGGCGGGAAGTTGAACTTCACTATATCTTTCCCATCGGTACCATCTGAAGTAACTGCTGAAGTCGTAGATGCTGAGTTGAATAGGACCGTATACGTAACCTCATTCCCGCCTCGTAAGGAGATCAGAGGAAGCATAGATATAGAGGAGGGAAAGTATAGGATCGGTTTCCATATCTTGAGAATAAGAGCTACTTTAAATGGACAAGATATCACTGAGGAATCTTATTTCAGCGTATTTGGGGCTCCTCCTCTAGAACTAGAGCTTAAAGTAGAGAATCCTGTCTTAACAGTGAGAATAACTAACGCTACTTATGCTGAAGTGAGCAACAGAGTGTACGCGAGAGTGACCATGGATGGAAAGCCCGTCGAGAACGCTAAGCTCCTGGCAGTCTCTCTAGGATCTAACTCGACAGTTACTGAATATGTTAAGACCGATAGTGAGGGGAGGGCTTCCCTCGAGTGGCGTGCGAATGTGACCGGGAACTCAACTTTCAGAGTCGTGGTCCAAGCTACGAAACCGGGTCACCCAATAGCATCAGGAGATATCACTATAGAGGTTATAGTGAGGAAAGACTAA
- the metG gene encoding methionine--tRNA ligase — protein MRWIVASAWPYINAVPHLGTLVQVLSSDVFARFLRKMGEEVVFVSGSDEHGTPIEIEAIRRGIAPKELTDKMHEYVTRLFESFGISYDNYTRTESDVHKEFVRDFYLKIYNEGHIFERETEQLYCPKDELFLPDRFVTGTCPYCGYERAHGDQCDRCGRLLNPTDLIDPKCSICGSVPEVRRTKHWFFDLPKFSEKLRKYIEENDNLPENAKALSLSMIEEGLRPRSLTRDNKWGIPAPFPGSEGKTIYVWMEAVLGYISAVKEYFLRRGETGKFEEFWKSEDTRSIYFIGKDNIPFHTIIFPALLMASGENYVLPFSVASTEFLLYEGEKFSKSERRGIWMDEALQLLPADYWRFYMIYMRPELKDTSFSWEDFESKVNDELNDTIGNLIHRVLSFIASRYGGQVPSVELDEEASSFLKRVREMSREIEENLMKIRLRDALRAFIEIARLGNRFFNNREPWKDFESNRKRADSTVLASYILIKIIAFYMHIFMPSSAEKLWNMLGLEGEPNARVAFSEHENGKVRSLEPLFRKIKKEELLDRLKQMREKGEVLSARES, from the coding sequence ATGAGGTGGATAGTAGCCTCAGCTTGGCCTTACATAAACGCCGTCCCGCACTTGGGTACCTTAGTCCAGGTGCTCTCCTCAGACGTATTCGCTAGGTTCCTGAGGAAGATGGGGGAGGAAGTAGTGTTCGTCTCCGGCTCAGATGAGCATGGGACACCTATAGAGATAGAAGCGATAAGGAGGGGAATAGCTCCTAAGGAGCTAACGGATAAGATGCACGAATACGTCACTAGGCTCTTCGAGAGCTTCGGGATAAGCTATGATAACTACACGAGGACTGAGAGCGATGTTCATAAGGAATTCGTCAGGGACTTCTACCTCAAGATCTATAACGAGGGTCACATATTTGAGAGGGAAACGGAGCAATTATACTGCCCTAAGGACGAGTTATTCCTCCCGGACAGGTTCGTTACTGGGACTTGTCCTTATTGCGGTTATGAGAGGGCCCATGGAGATCAATGCGATAGATGCGGCAGGCTCCTCAATCCGACTGACCTGATAGATCCCAAGTGTTCGATATGCGGCTCCGTGCCGGAGGTGAGGAGGACTAAGCATTGGTTTTTCGACCTCCCAAAGTTCTCAGAGAAATTGAGAAAATATATAGAGGAGAATGATAATTTGCCCGAGAATGCAAAAGCCTTATCTCTATCGATGATAGAAGAGGGTCTCAGACCGAGGTCTCTAACTAGGGATAATAAGTGGGGGATCCCCGCGCCCTTCCCGGGTTCTGAGGGGAAGACTATCTACGTGTGGATGGAGGCTGTCCTAGGATACATTTCCGCTGTGAAGGAGTACTTCCTCAGGAGAGGAGAGACTGGGAAATTCGAGGAGTTCTGGAAGAGTGAGGATACGAGATCTATTTATTTCATAGGGAAGGACAACATCCCATTCCACACTATAATATTCCCCGCTCTCCTCATGGCTAGTGGGGAAAACTACGTGCTCCCGTTCAGTGTCGCCTCTACGGAGTTCCTCCTCTACGAAGGTGAGAAATTCTCAAAGAGCGAGAGAAGAGGTATCTGGATGGATGAGGCCCTCCAACTACTCCCGGCAGATTACTGGAGGTTCTACATGATCTATATGAGACCTGAGCTTAAGGATACGAGTTTCTCATGGGAGGATTTTGAGTCCAAAGTGAACGATGAGCTCAACGATACGATCGGTAACTTGATACACAGGGTCCTCTCCTTCATAGCCTCGAGATACGGCGGTCAGGTACCATCAGTCGAGCTGGACGAGGAAGCGTCGAGCTTCCTCAAGAGGGTGAGGGAGATGAGCAGGGAGATAGAGGAGAACTTGATGAAAATAAGGCTCAGAGATGCCCTGAGGGCATTCATAGAGATAGCGAGATTAGGAAATAGGTTCTTCAATAACAGAGAGCCATGGAAGGACTTTGAATCAAATAGAAAGAGGGCGGACTCCACAGTACTCGCATCTTACATTCTCATCAAGATAATCGCATTCTACATGCATATATTCATGCCCTCCTCCGCTGAGAAGCTCTGGAATATGCTCGGACTGGAAGGTGAGCCCAACGCCAGAGTCGCTTTCTCAGAGCATGAGAACGGGAAGGTACGTTCTTTAGAACCTTTATTCAGAAAAATAAAAAAAGAAGAACTGCTAGACAGGTTAAAACAAATGAGGGAAAAAGGTGAAGTCCTCTCGGCTAGAGAGAGTTAG
- a CDS encoding FAD synthase — translation MGRRVMVAGTFDIIHEGHIKMLWRAKSLAGDDGELVVVVARDENVRKYKGREPILEESIRAYIVKNLKPVDKVVLGERDPIESIVKLKPDVIALGYDQWADEKWLKEELLKRGLNVEIVRLPRFGDSSSSSIVERVLNLFCSSK, via the coding sequence ATGGGACGTAGGGTCATGGTCGCTGGGACTTTCGATATAATCCACGAGGGTCACATAAAAATGCTCTGGAGGGCGAAGAGTTTAGCTGGAGATGATGGTGAATTAGTAGTCGTGGTAGCTAGGGATGAGAACGTGAGGAAGTACAAGGGGAGGGAGCCGATACTAGAGGAATCCATAAGGGCTTATATAGTGAAGAATCTGAAGCCGGTCGATAAAGTAGTGTTAGGGGAGAGGGATCCTATAGAATCTATAGTGAAACTGAAGCCCGATGTCATCGCTTTGGGTTACGATCAGTGGGCAGATGAGAAATGGTTGAAGGAAGAGCTCCTGAAGAGGGGATTGAATGTGGAAATAGTTAGATTGCCTAGGTTCGGCGATAGTTCATCTTCATCGATAGTCGAGAGAGTGTTAAACTTATTCTGTTCATCTAAATAG
- a CDS encoding DHHA1 domain-containing protein has translation MLEDILKEERLSICSHGEDLDGLVSASLMMVVRPEGLEIHFSAPYEIKNSESSYDIVLDLPPPRGGARVLIDHHISNSSALDRVAIPILRTDSPSTARIVYELISEWEPGIERYSAAVELTDEIDSGKMDLKSAIFTSAVRKLFKERRKKLINICKDILKYPPNSTESLIELPSIRSEVNLIMREYGNLIDKILGLPGGDSILLRIESYPSYLVPIIQLAANSYKLLGTVTRGSDGLLRLSIRSRTDSPLTALQLAEAFGGGGHEHAAGALIMPSRMPEVIERIRNFMSLEVIDL, from the coding sequence ATGCTCGAGGATATACTCAAGGAGGAGAGGCTGTCCATATGCAGTCATGGGGAGGATTTAGATGGCCTCGTATCAGCTTCCTTAATGATGGTAGTGAGACCTGAGGGTCTGGAAATCCACTTCTCAGCCCCTTATGAGATAAAGAATAGTGAGAGCAGTTACGATATAGTCCTGGATCTCCCTCCTCCTAGGGGAGGGGCTAGAGTGCTCATAGATCATCACATCTCTAACTCATCTGCTCTGGATAGAGTGGCGATCCCTATACTGAGGACGGACTCCCCTTCGACAGCTAGGATAGTGTACGAGCTCATCAGCGAGTGGGAGCCCGGGATAGAGAGGTACTCAGCAGCAGTTGAGCTCACAGATGAGATCGATTCAGGTAAAATGGATTTAAAATCCGCTATCTTCACATCAGCTGTAAGGAAGTTATTCAAGGAGAGGAGGAAGAAGCTCATCAATATATGTAAGGATATCCTAAAATATCCCCCGAATTCTACGGAATCTTTGATAGAACTTCCCTCAATAAGATCAGAAGTTAATCTTATAATGAGAGAATATGGAAATTTAATTGATAAGATTCTGGGACTCCCCGGCGGAGACTCTATCTTGCTGAGGATAGAGAGCTACCCATCTTACCTCGTACCCATCATTCAACTCGCTGCCAATAGCTACAAACTCTTAGGTACGGTGACTAGAGGATCCGACGGCCTCTTGAGGCTCTCCATAAGGAGCAGAACTGATTCCCCCCTGACAGCCCTTCAATTAGCTGAAGCTTTCGGAGGCGGGGGACATGAGCATGCTGCTGGAGCTCTAATAATGCCATCGAGAATGCCTGAGGTTATAGAGAGGATAAGGAATTTCATGTCCCTTGAGGTAATAGACCTCTGA
- a CDS encoding cupin domain-containing protein, with protein MRALVRDVRSIEFSDVPGARGTQIKWLISPKDGAPTFAMRLIRIEANGEIPEHSHPWEHEIFILKGSGKIRVYETIYDVSEGDAVLIPPDAPHEYHADTEMLFICLIPNSGVPPEYR; from the coding sequence ATGCGGGCTCTCGTCAGGGATGTGAGATCTATAGAGTTCTCAGATGTCCCAGGGGCGAGAGGAACTCAGATCAAGTGGTTGATCTCCCCTAAAGATGGAGCACCGACTTTCGCGATGAGATTGATCAGGATAGAAGCTAATGGTGAGATACCGGAGCACTCGCACCCATGGGAGCATGAGATATTCATCCTAAAGGGGAGTGGAAAGATAAGAGTCTATGAAACGATCTATGATGTCTCGGAGGGGGATGCTGTACTGATACCTCCTGACGCGCCTCACGAGTATCACGCGGATACTGAGATGCTCTTCATATGCTTGATCCCGAACAGCGGGGTACCGCCTGAGTACAGGTGA
- the thpR gene encoding RNA 2',3'-cyclic phosphodiesterase, which produces MPIRSFIAIDIEDPEVISKILSIQEEICSSSAKLKPVERENLHLTLKFLGEVEEGKLAHVKDTMDDILKKFSKFRMKLKGIGAFPTINRPNVVWIGVEEGRDSFVRVAIELDRALSRMGFQREREIEPHLTVARVKGPIGNLPEVIRRLSDIEIGYIDVREVKLKKSTLTPKGPIYEDMYIVELSSE; this is translated from the coding sequence TTGCCGATAAGGAGCTTCATAGCGATTGATATAGAGGATCCCGAAGTTATCTCGAAGATATTGAGTATACAGGAGGAGATATGCTCATCATCAGCGAAACTGAAGCCCGTTGAGAGGGAGAACTTGCACTTAACCCTTAAGTTCCTGGGGGAAGTGGAGGAGGGTAAGCTCGCTCATGTGAAGGATACTATGGATGATATTTTGAAGAAATTCTCAAAATTTAGGATGAAATTAAAAGGAATTGGAGCATTTCCAACAATAAATAGACCAAATGTTGTCTGGATAGGAGTCGAGGAAGGTAGAGACTCTTTCGTGAGAGTAGCTATTGAGCTAGATAGAGCTCTCTCCAGGATGGGATTCCAGAGGGAAAGGGAGATAGAGCCTCACTTGACGGTAGCTAGAGTCAAGGGCCCTATAGGAAACCTACCAGAGGTCATAAGGAGGCTCTCTGATATAGAGATCGGTTACATCGATGTGAGGGAGGTGAAATTGAAGAAGAGCACTTTAACCCCTAAGGGGCCCATATACGAGGATATGTACATCGTGGAGCTATCAAGCGAGTGA
- a CDS encoding SAM-dependent chlorinase/fluorinase produces MVTLYLLTDFGYQDYYVGALKGVIKSICPRAEIIDLTHEVRRFDVRHGAFLLWQSLKWLERNSIIVGVVDPGVGTSRDPVMIRAGHYTFVGPDNGLFWPAIQSIGSYEAYKIDLRGTGLAERRTGTFDGRDVFAPIAAMLACGKSIDELGFEKKSLEILDLWRVRVEGKRIVGEVRNIDRFGNIVTNIPWSYVNFEEAVVRVGDSYGRARVSPHYEYRGLLLIRGSSDLLEVSISRGSAAELLNADLNDEISFEVI; encoded by the coding sequence ATGGTCACTCTATACTTACTTACCGACTTCGGATACCAGGACTACTATGTGGGGGCCCTCAAAGGGGTCATAAAATCTATCTGTCCGAGGGCTGAGATAATAGACCTGACTCATGAAGTCAGGAGGTTCGATGTGAGGCATGGGGCATTCTTGCTCTGGCAGAGTTTGAAATGGCTCGAGAGGAATTCTATAATAGTTGGAGTAGTGGATCCGGGAGTTGGGACCTCCAGAGATCCCGTGATGATAAGAGCGGGACATTACACATTCGTAGGACCTGATAATGGCTTATTTTGGCCAGCTATTCAAAGCATAGGGTCTTATGAAGCTTATAAGATAGATCTGAGGGGCACTGGACTCGCTGAGAGGAGGACGGGGACTTTCGATGGGAGGGATGTGTTCGCTCCCATAGCTGCTATGCTAGCTTGCGGTAAATCTATAGATGAACTGGGATTCGAGAAGAAGTCCCTAGAGATCCTAGATTTATGGAGGGTCAGAGTGGAGGGGAAGAGGATCGTGGGTGAAGTTAGGAATATAGATCGCTTCGGTAACATAGTGACTAACATCCCTTGGAGTTATGTGAACTTCGAGGAAGCTGTCGTTAGAGTGGGCGATTCTTACGGGAGAGCTCGTGTGTCCCCTCACTATGAATACAGAGGGCTCCTCCTCATAAGGGGGAGCAGCGATCTACTTGAGGTCTCTATCTCTAGGGGAAGCGCTGCAGAGCTCCTGAACGCCGATCTGAACGATGAGATCTCATTCGAGGTGATCTAA
- a CDS encoding PEP/pyruvate-binding domain-containing protein, translating to MILSLRDVPLRSEEEVGSKAWNLAKVLSEGLRVPVTFLIPSTEVSRMLMEGLRHKIFELSRSLLSEDWNYLFEMERELKSSLSTVQVPEELLEELMRAIDGSIRDIAIIRPSPFSQGISEGDLKGRMSVWYFRPERKELLRAIQRVLSESFNLRMLARIHDLGLYPEDLSLALMIQEVIVARSSGVAVCCPARRNEIVIKSTWGSFDERPSDRFRVGIDLGEVIESEINEKKTKLLPTDKGLKEFDVEADLWLMPSISKEEVMRIASISLSLSRIFGTPNVIEWIIQEGTNDIFIIQAYKESEKPKIKSLERKVIDMIQSRAVEVATIDRRKQQIPQVIKEMELPPIGSRVYLFGHNQIFGADGSVLTQEHVMRGEIDCSRAVLLIDESETLREEVLERCKSLSIILRPSNISSTIEVAKRIMSYNPSIKLILYLKELGMAFLPGISEIFKGVVVPIDIISDGRIFEGFLRILKDNFKSIIIDLGESLPSVDLLSSLIKIGADFILSEGRAIHQARLISRAESRVFLEYVRGNF from the coding sequence ATGATCCTATCATTGAGAGATGTCCCGCTTAGATCTGAGGAAGAAGTCGGTTCTAAAGCTTGGAACTTAGCTAAAGTGCTATCTGAGGGACTGAGAGTCCCTGTGACGTTCTTGATCCCCTCCACTGAGGTCTCTAGGATGCTGATGGAGGGCCTGAGGCATAAGATATTCGAGCTCTCTAGGTCTCTGCTCTCAGAAGATTGGAATTATCTCTTTGAGATGGAGAGAGAACTTAAATCCTCTCTCTCAACAGTTCAGGTACCTGAGGAATTGTTAGAGGAACTAATGAGGGCGATAGATGGGAGTATAAGGGATATAGCTATAATCCGCCCCTCTCCTTTCTCTCAGGGGATCTCGGAAGGGGATCTCAAGGGCAGGATGTCTGTATGGTATTTCAGACCTGAAAGGAAGGAGCTCTTGAGGGCCATTCAAAGAGTTTTATCTGAATCCTTCAACTTGAGAATGCTCGCCAGGATCCATGATCTAGGTCTCTATCCGGAGGACCTCTCCCTAGCTCTCATGATACAGGAAGTCATTGTCGCTAGGTCCTCTGGGGTAGCTGTATGCTGCCCGGCTAGGAGGAATGAGATAGTGATAAAGTCTACTTGGGGCTCCTTCGATGAGAGGCCCTCCGATAGATTCAGAGTGGGGATAGATCTCGGGGAGGTAATTGAGAGTGAGATCAATGAGAAGAAGACAAAGCTACTACCGACAGATAAGGGACTCAAGGAGTTCGATGTAGAGGCAGATCTCTGGTTGATGCCCTCTATATCGAAGGAAGAGGTCATGAGGATAGCTAGCATTTCCTTGAGCCTCTCCCGGATCTTCGGGACACCTAATGTGATAGAATGGATAATCCAAGAGGGTACAAACGATATATTCATTATCCAGGCATACAAGGAATCCGAAAAGCCCAAAATAAAATCATTGGAGAGGAAAGTGATCGATATGATTCAATCGAGAGCAGTGGAAGTGGCTACTATAGATAGGAGGAAGCAACAGATCCCGCAAGTCATTAAAGAGATGGAATTACCGCCTATTGGCTCTAGGGTTTATCTATTTGGTCATAATCAGATATTTGGAGCAGATGGATCTGTTTTGACGCAAGAGCATGTAATGAGAGGAGAAATCGATTGCTCACGCGCAGTACTCTTGATAGATGAATCCGAGACGTTGAGGGAGGAAGTCTTAGAGAGATGCAAGTCTCTATCGATAATCCTGAGACCTTCGAATATCTCATCAACTATTGAAGTTGCTAAGAGGATAATGTCGTATAATCCAAGCATAAAGTTAATTCTATACTTGAAGGAACTCGGGATGGCCTTCCTCCCGGGTATCTCAGAGATCTTCAAGGGAGTAGTAGTTCCGATCGATATTATATCAGATGGCAGGATTTTTGAGGGATTTCTGAGGATCTTAAAGGATAACTTTAAGTCTATTATCATCGATCTCGGTGAATCTCTTCCCTCAGTGGATCTATTGAGCTCCTTGATTAAGATAGGTGCTGACTTCATATTGAGCGAGGGCCGAGCAATTCACCAAGCTCGCTTGATCTCGAGGGCTGAGTCGAGGGTATTTCTTGAATATGTTAGGGGGAATTTTTAG
- a CDS encoding NAD(P)/FAD-dependent oxidoreductase, whose protein sequence is MIYDAAIIGAGPAGSAASFFLSQRGYKVIVIERNRKVSSICGEYVPDPSSLGIGGEVGSSYSEFFKPFIVNVLRRISLRIFGRSFKIDYLGYSIRRDDMIEDKLKRAQDLGARIKLGENFITLKREKVYKILTNRGEYLAKYVIGADGFISRISRFLNGERMDPDDVSIAFSLETELSVEDPSEMELIFDDEVAPGAYAWIIPRGDSIANVGLGVRCSLIEMNPLDYMRRFLSILGIEAQYLRGRFVPVGGLTKILAKDGIFLLGDAAGMVIPSNGGGIHNAVISAYLLSKSLESELPEERYISYVNKYIRREVEAGLTYRRAADILLRFGILKKTIGLLPRSIVSEAITGRRGRYYPLLRIISYLYPLSRGRGGSRSTCKSA, encoded by the coding sequence ATGATTTATGATGCTGCAATTATAGGGGCCGGTCCCGCTGGATCAGCTGCTTCCTTTTTCCTATCCCAGAGAGGATATAAGGTAATAGTGATCGAGAGGAACAGGAAAGTCAGTAGCATCTGCGGAGAGTACGTCCCGGATCCCAGCTCACTCGGTATCGGAGGGGAAGTGGGATCAAGTTACTCAGAATTCTTCAAACCCTTCATAGTGAATGTATTGAGGAGAATATCCCTCAGGATATTCGGGAGGTCTTTTAAAATCGATTACTTAGGGTACTCGATAAGAAGGGATGATATGATTGAGGATAAACTCAAGAGAGCCCAAGATCTCGGGGCTCGAATAAAGCTGGGGGAAAATTTCATAACACTTAAGAGGGAAAAAGTATACAAAATTTTAACGAATAGGGGGGAGTACCTCGCGAAGTATGTAATAGGGGCTGATGGTTTCATCAGCAGGATCTCGAGATTCTTAAACGGGGAGAGGATGGATCCAGATGATGTAAGCATCGCTTTCTCCTTAGAGACAGAGCTGAGTGTTGAGGACCCTAGTGAAATGGAGCTCATATTCGATGATGAAGTAGCGCCCGGAGCTTATGCTTGGATAATCCCCAGAGGGGATTCGATAGCGAATGTAGGCCTAGGAGTGAGGTGTAGTCTGATTGAGATGAACCCCCTAGATTACATGAGAAGATTCCTCTCTATCTTGGGGATTGAAGCTCAATACTTAAGGGGTAGATTCGTCCCAGTCGGTGGATTGACTAAGATATTAGCGAAGGACGGTATATTCCTCTTAGGGGATGCCGCTGGGATGGTGATACCATCTAACGGTGGGGGGATTCATAATGCCGTAATATCAGCTTATTTACTCTCTAAATCCCTCGAGAGCGAACTCCCGGAGGAGAGGTACATTTCCTATGTCAATAAGTATATAAGAAGGGAAGTAGAGGCTGGCCTTACTTACAGGAGAGCCGCTGACATCCTTCTCAGGTTCGGGATCCTTAAGAAGACGATAGGCCTCCTCCCACGATCTATTGTCTCAGAGGCCATAACTGGGAGGAGAGGGAGATATTATCCCCTCCTCAGAATAATCTCCTACCTTTACCCCCTGTCCAGGGGCAGAGGAGGAAGCCGTTCAACTTGTAAATCGGCGTAA
- a CDS encoding radical SAM protein yields the protein MVVELAKRSFEVAGREINIGGPRPQVRESEKLVRYTSSICPECYRILPAILVERDGAIFIRKVCPEHGEYEDLYWGDSELFRKAMRFEVKGRGIYPPHTSLKTPCPFSCGICEAHWNTTALANLVVTNRCNMDCWYCFFYAEKMGYVYEPSLEEIDRMIDLMLKEKPAHGNAVQITGGEPLLRDDIVEIVRLLKRKGVTHIQLNTEGIAFLEKPWLMKELREAGVNTIYFSFDGVTPIANPKTHWETPYILDLARKSSMTSIVLVPTVIKGINDREVGDIVKFAAYNIDVVRGVNFQPVSLTGRMPRDQRDKYRITIPDVIKRIEEQTDGQISRESWYPVPFTVPISQFVEAITGKPKLMLTNHPACGMATYVFPVFENVDGRREVKFIPITDFVDVEGLYEFLSEKTREIMEGRNKLLVLLKVVSKLSSFIEREKQPPGLDLIKILRRILLKRNYEALGEFHYKALFLGMMHFMDLYNYDIQRVIRCDIHYFSPDGRMIPFCTYNVISDIYRDRVLREHSMSLEEYERKYGSGKVGPSIKYKRDIKKLESSELYLKTYEPFMDKIKGLRGDAE from the coding sequence ATGGTAGTAGAGTTAGCTAAGCGATCCTTCGAGGTAGCTGGAAGGGAGATAAATATCGGGGGGCCCAGGCCTCAAGTAAGAGAGTCGGAGAAGCTCGTCAGATATACGTCTTCTATATGCCCTGAATGCTACAGGATACTCCCAGCAATCTTAGTCGAGAGGGATGGCGCTATATTCATCAGGAAGGTCTGCCCGGAGCACGGTGAGTACGAGGACCTCTACTGGGGGGACTCGGAGTTATTCAGGAAGGCTATGAGATTTGAGGTCAAGGGAAGAGGGATATATCCACCGCACACTAGCCTTAAAACGCCTTGTCCTTTCTCCTGCGGCATATGCGAGGCTCATTGGAACACTACAGCTCTAGCTAACTTAGTGGTCACCAACAGGTGCAACATGGATTGTTGGTACTGCTTCTTCTATGCTGAGAAGATGGGATACGTCTATGAGCCCAGCCTCGAGGAGATAGATAGGATGATCGATCTCATGCTGAAGGAGAAGCCAGCGCATGGTAATGCCGTGCAGATAACCGGTGGTGAGCCCCTGCTGAGGGACGATATAGTCGAGATAGTGAGATTGCTCAAGAGGAAGGGAGTTACACATATTCAGTTGAATACGGAGGGAATAGCGTTCCTCGAGAAACCCTGGCTCATGAAGGAACTCAGGGAAGCTGGAGTCAACACTATCTACTTCAGTTTCGATGGTGTCACTCCTATAGCCAATCCTAAGACGCATTGGGAGACTCCTTACATATTGGATCTCGCTAGGAAGTCCTCAATGACTAGCATAGTGCTCGTCCCAACTGTGATAAAGGGAATAAATGATAGGGAAGTCGGGGATATAGTGAAGTTCGCTGCTTACAATATCGATGTAGTGAGGGGGGTCAACTTCCAACCGGTCTCCCTCACGGGGAGGATGCCGAGGGATCAGAGGGATAAGTACAGGATAACGATACCTGATGTCATAAAGAGGATAGAGGAGCAGACTGATGGACAGATATCTAGGGAATCATGGTATCCAGTCCCATTCACTGTCCCAATAAGCCAGTTCGTTGAGGCGATAACTGGAAAGCCTAAGTTAATGCTCACAAATCATCCAGCTTGCGGTATGGCGACTTACGTTTTCCCAGTATTCGAGAATGTGGATGGGAGGAGGGAAGTGAAGTTCATACCTATAACAGATTTCGTGGACGTCGAGGGCCTCTACGAATTCCTCTCGGAGAAGACTAGGGAGATAATGGAAGGGAGGAATAAGCTCCTAGTCTTACTCAAAGTCGTATCAAAGTTAAGCAGCTTCATAGAGAGGGAGAAGCAGCCTCCCGGCCTCGATCTCATAAAAATCCTCAGGAGGATATTACTCAAGAGGAACTATGAAGCTCTGGGGGAGTTCCATTATAAGGCCTTATTCTTGGGGATGATGCACTTCATGGACCTCTATAACTACGATATCCAGAGGGTGATAAGGTGCGATATACACTACTTCTCCCCCGATGGGAGGATGATACCGTTCTGCACGTATAACGTGATCTCGGATATATACAGGGATAGGGTCCTCAGGGAGCACTCTATGAGCCTCGAGGAGTACGAGAGGAAGTATGGTTCTGGTAAAGTGGGTCCATCTATTAAGTACAAGAGGGACATAAAGAAGTTGGAGTCATCAGAGCTATATTTGAAGACATATGAGCCATTTATGGATAAGATCAAGGGCTTAAGAGGGGATGCTGAATGA
- a CDS encoding HEAT repeat domain-containing protein, with translation MEIKGDEDCQLVLYKIISQLLSGECERDILRVGEILNEYSECFGEKRQDILSLLSDMVIHVKCEGEVRGFLNKLREKLYDKKLRDEATLILRELCSREILDHLKGWGEDLEPSVRIAYLKCLLKLFDRGEVGVDYLVPLAEDPSPKVRLALVSSLSIYAEREEVRKLFIEMLRRESRGEIRNLILEAISPKSRLRAPGNSDEKILNKIIKKLKKNT, from the coding sequence ATGGAAATTAAGGGGGATGAAGATTGCCAGCTAGTGTTATATAAGATAATTTCACAATTGTTATCAGGAGAATGTGAGAGGGATATATTGAGAGTGGGGGAGATATTGAACGAATACAGTGAGTGCTTCGGGGAGAAGCGTCAGGACATACTCTCCCTCCTCTCGGACATGGTGATTCATGTGAAATGCGAGGGAGAAGTCAGGGGGTTTCTGAATAAACTGAGGGAGAAGCTCTATGATAAGAAGCTCAGGGATGAGGCTACTCTCATCCTTAGGGAGCTCTGCAGCCGGGAGATATTGGATCACCTTAAGGGATGGGGTGAGGACTTAGAGCCTAGTGTGAGGATCGCTTACCTCAAGTGCCTCTTGAAGCTCTTCGATAGAGGGGAAGTAGGGGTAGATTATCTAGTTCCTCTAGCGGAGGACCCCTCCCCTAAAGTTAGGCTCGCTCTCGTTTCCTCTCTCTCGATATACGCTGAGAGGGAGGAGGTCAGGAAGTTATTCATCGAGATGCTGAGGAGGGAGAGCAGGGGGGAGATCAGGAACTTGATATTAGAGGCGATATCCCCTAAAAGTCGATTGAGGGCTCCTGGGAACTCTGATGAAAAAATCTTAAACAAAATAATTAAAAAGTTAAAGAAAAATACATAA